Within the Cydia pomonella isolate Wapato2018A chromosome 3, ilCydPomo1, whole genome shotgun sequence genome, the region TACACGAGACAAGTGCGCGCGTTTGACCAGTTTCCAGTCAACTGACTCTTACCACGCGCGAACTTACCACTCTTGGTGTCTCTTTTTTACCCGCTTGCCCGCCACTACATTAGTCGGAAGCTAAGGTAAGGCATGCGCCTTTTAAACCAGAGGTTATGTGTTCGAACAAACCGTAATTCGTACCAATAAATTTCGTGCAACTTATGCATCTAAGGTAGATAAACTACTATCGCTTTTTTATACAGGGAAACATTGTAAAGAAACGAATTAATCCCAAAACGGCCTAGTTTTCCCTCTAGGTTGGGAGATCAGGTGGCAGTTGCTTCTATCAAAACTAGTACTTACACCAAAGCAAAGTAGATAAGGTTGCTAAAGCCGGGATAGCGCTAAAGTAGCTTCTCGGCAGCACGACGCTACGTGGTTTCGTCTCCAGATTCCGTTCTGGTTAACTTATTTGTAGCTGTAAATGTGCTCCTCCTGGTGTCAGTTTTCCTCGGAAGCCCAGAAACAGCTCAATCTATGGTGAAGCTTAACCAGTTACCATAAACAACATAAACTTACCTTGAGCTGGGCATTGGTCTTCTTCAAAGCCAGAAGTTCCTCCTGGTGTCTCTTCTCCTCTGCAGCGCGTAGCTCAGCCGCCCGACGCTCAAGCTGTTCTGTCTTCTGCTTCAACTCTGCACAAGTCTTTTCGAGAGCTGAACGCTCCGCTTCCAGCTTCGCCACTTGTTCCATTAGGTCGGATTTGCCTTGTTCTGACTGTTCAACAATTTTCAAGTTTATGAAAACAGTCGTTAAATAGTTTCTCTTCGGGATTCTTGGGGCGGGTTAGGTTCTTCTGTTTGTAGGGAGGGGATGCGGAAACTACATCATGACATGGGGCAGAGCGATTACATAGACGCTAGCGGCATCTATCGGACGACAGCGGCGTTACGCTCTCGATTAAGATCTCGGACAGTTGCAATTGCGCCCTAAAATtaagatacctacctactagtTTACGCAGTGGGTATATTTGTTACCTGTAGTGCTTTCCTCATACCGAAAGCGATTGAGCTACAGTACAATGTCTGATAGGCTTCCATCGTGATTCTCGCTTCATCACGTACTCTCAGAAGCAGAAGTCCCCTTTCACCGCAGTTTATTGTCACCTGAAAGTAACATAtcataataaatgtatgtaagTACAGCAGAGTGGTCCAACtggagaaaaaataataatataaatcttaTCTTCACAAGGCTCCCTTTAATCTATCATGAAAAATTAACCTATGTGCCTAATTAGAATTCATTTGCTAATGGTAATGATGATTTTGTAATTTGCAATGAGATTATTGCAAACTACCCCAAAGTAAATATGTTGACcgctatatttttttcacacttATAGCAAatagataaaatgtataaagaGCCATTAAAATATCTCCAAAACAGAATAATTGATGGGTTAatttatttccatacattttcgtacggcagtattgtttcatttatagcgacctctagGTAAATGATGTTTAATTGCCCTACATTTTGATATCCATAAtttcaatgtatctttgatatAAAAGAACCTTGTGGAAAAGGAATATTAATAACTGTATATTTTTGGACCACCCTaaagtacagtcgagttcacaaacgtctttagaagaaaaaaacttttctaaaatatatttacacgcagGTAATAAGACACTGACCATAAAGCcgtgtacttaaatatattttggctCGTTGGCTTGTTAAGATGTTTGTGGAATCCACTGTACAATCAGCAACAGAAGTGCCTTCCTTGTTCAGCGAGTATCTAAAATGTTCTACAGTGTGTAGGAGGGAGGGCAACGACGTGTATAAAAATGAAAAGCTAACTTATAGGCCATACTTTTTTACCACACCTGACGTATGAGTTCATCGAAGCACTGCGTATAAAGTTGCCGACGAACTGGACAGATGCCAGTTTCCCGCGCCTGTCGTTGCTGCAAACGAGTATCCAACATCTCTTGCAGGTTGATCACGTCCAGTCGCGTCGCTGGCGTCGAAGAAATCTGAACAAAATTAGGGATATTTTCTTAAAAcaatggtaggtaggtacagtcctAAAGACTA harbors:
- the LOC133516047 gene encoding putative inner dynein arm light chain, axonemal, with protein sequence MGERASASAEDTLIRYDNPVLVTKKQEAAPVGVTAAAAQPCIPTEAKRETEEILNAILPPKEWEEEGQIWTQKISSTPATRLDVINLQEMLDTRLQQRQARETGICPVRRQLYTQCFDELIRQVTINCGERGLLLLRVRDEARITMEAYQTLYCSSIAFGMRKALQSEQGKSDLMEQVAKLEAERSALEKTCAELKQKTEQLERRAAELRAAEEKRHQEELLALKKTNAQLKAQLEGIIAPKK